The window CAAATCTGGAAATATTATTTATGTTCATTACTATCTCAAAATTATGATAGCTGTTAGATCCTGCTAGATGATGTTACttaacacattatttttaaaaggcatataTACTACTACATCATCAATTCTCTTAATATTTGGACAAGTGATTTGGAATAGGATTCCTTTAAAACACTCTGCCTTTTATTTTACACCTTCAAAAGCACTGAACCTAAAAGTGGTGCTTAGTCTCCCCAAAACTGCCGAACTGGTATATGGCACAAAAATGGGTCAGAACCCTACACCACAGAACGGGCAGCCCAGGCAAATCCAGAGCTCTGCTCCCTGTGTCTCTGAGTAAGAGGCTAGgttgggatttttatttttaaacgaGAGAAACGAAGAGAAAGGAAAGCACCCCAATTTCACCAGAGGACCCTTTCCACCAGTTCCTGTTTAGCACGGGCCCTAAATGCTCTCCAAGGTTGGTTCCGGCCATAGCTGAAGGATACTTCTTGAGCCCCCTCCCCTCCGTCCCACAGGCTGTGTGGATAAACGCGCCCCACTGTGGGCAGACCAGCAGACGTCACCTCCTCCCCCCGGGGGCTGAGAACCCTCTGGGCGCTGGGACCACGCTGGGGTTACACGGTCAACAAGTGGAAGATGCCGGAAATTCCTACACACCAGGCCACCAAGAAATTCCCATACACAAGACCACGGATACATTGGTTTTTAACCTCCCCTCGCAGGGCAGCAGCTCCACGACCCCAGGGCGTCGCAAGACCCGGGTTCCTGCAGGGGCTGCAAGAGCTGTGGATGCCGCCGGTGGAGAAGAAAAGTGTGAAGCGAATGGAACGCGATGCACAGGGGCCGCGCTGTCCCAGATGCGGGGCAGAGCTGGGTTAACCATCGGCCTTAGGGGTGACCTCTCCCCCCGCCGCGTCCCTTTTCCCTGGCGAAGTGCCTGATATCGGCCGCGGGATGCCTCTTACCCAGAGGTGCGCGGAGCCTCCGGCCACAGCGTTGGCGCAGCAAAAGCTGCCGCTCCCTGCGAGGACTCGCGGCCTCTGCTGGGGCCCGTTCGGCCCCCGGGCGGAGGCTGGAGGCGGGGAGAGCGAGCCTACCCCCCACGAAAGTTCCGGAAAGGTCCCGCCGCTGCCCCGCCCGGCGCCACAGCCTGGGGAGCCGAGGCCAAGTGCAGGCTACACCCGGACTTCCAGCGCGCCCGGGGGACAGCCGGGGGCGCGGGGCAAGCGGATCTGGGGCACCGCCGGCAGGGCAGACTCGCCGCTACCCGCCAGCGCAGCGTGCGGTGCAGCCGGGACCCCTGGGTGCCCCCCAGGAGGGCACGGGGGCCACCTGTCGCGCCCCCCCCCCATCCCGTGTGCCCACACTGTTGCGTAACTGGGAGGGACAAAGGTGAAGGCGGGTCTGTGGGTAGAGGCCCTGGCGGTTTGTGTCGGTCCTCCAGTGAGCCCTGTGCGTCTCATCTGGTCCCCACGGCTGTCCAGAGAGACCGCTTTCCCGCGCTTCTTTCACACGTAAAAGGCAACCGAGGCTGAGAGAAGCCCCCAAACTTGCCTTGATAGCAAGCGCCAGAGCAGCGCTCTCAACCCCAGGATGGAGGTCACGGTGAGCAG of the Muntiacus reevesi chromosome 7, mMunRee1.1, whole genome shotgun sequence genome contains:
- the LOC136172639 gene encoding mucin-19-like, whose protein sequence is MRKKTRDVKVIQWLIQKFRNQQGFGIDMRTEMKAVWINAPHCGQTSRRHLLPPGAENPLGAGTTLGLHGQQVEDAGNSYTPGHQEIPIHKTTDTLVFNLPSQGSSSTTPGRRKTRVPAGAARAVDAAGGEEKCEANGTRCTGAALSQMRGRAGGARSLRPQRWRSKSCRSLRGLAASAGARSAPGRRLEAGRASLPPTKVPERSRRCPARRHSLGSRGQVQATPGLPARPGDSRGRGASGSGAPPAGQTRRYPPAQRAVQPGPLGAPQEGTGATCRAPPPSRVPTLLRNWEGQSKRQSSALNPRMEVTVSRFPDTNLHTTLGPTFMNFQLAVLSRCEAQSTF